gaAATGGTTTCCTCCTCGGTGAATTTTTCTCATGGGTCTTCAGTGTGCATATGGtcatatgtaaagtgcttagccaGACACAAGTGCACTGGCCAGAGACATAAGTCGTGGTTAGCAGTCCTGGTGGGGTCGTGATCAGGCCAGGGGGTTGCTGCTtgagggggaaaggtggggagaaaCCGGTCCCCGTCCAGAGCCAAGTGGCAGGAAATAGATGCTGGATTTTCTTGGTTATGGCAGTCCCCCGGTCGCCCGTGTACCTGGTGAGGTCACGGTCAAGTCGCAGGGGACTTGCGtcctggaaggagaggtggagggaAGCTGGGCTGCCCTGACCCGCCGACCCCTCTCGACCTGCAGGACTCTGGCGGCCGGAGATGGGCGCCCGGCTTTCGCGGCGGCGGCTGCCCGCGGACCCGCCCATAGCCCTGGACGCGCTGCCGCCGGAGCTGCTCGTGCAGGTGCTGAGCCACGTGCCACCGCGCGCGTTAGTGACGCGCTGCCGCCCAGTGTGCCGCGCCTGGCGCGACGTGGTGGACGGGCCCACCGTGTGGCTGCTGCAGCTGGCCCGCGACCGCAGCGCGGAGGGCCGCGCACTCTATGCGGTGGCCCAGCGCTGCCCGCCCAACAGCGAGGACGAGGAGGAGTTCCCGCTCTGCGCCCTGGCGCGCTACTGCCTGAGAGCGCCCCTCGGCCGCAACCTCATCTTCAACTCCTgcggagagcgtgggtgccgtgggCAGGGGCTAGCAGCAGGGGCGGGAAAAAAGAGACCAAAAGGATGTGTGGCCTGGGGGCCCAGGCGAGGTGGTGTGAGTGGGCGTGGCCAGGGTGAAGCAGACAGGGGCGGGGCCGGGAGCCAGGGGACGTGGTCGAGGCTCTTGGGAAACTGGGTGGGAGGAGCCAGGGGCTGTGGGCCGTATAGCAAGCCAAGATGGCTGGGCGAGACAGAGCAGAAGGATCCAGAGGACTGGGCCGGGAAGCTATGCTTGAACTGTAGATTAGGTGGGCGCGGTTAAAGGAGGAGGAGCcaggggaggcctggggagaAGCCGATTGGGTGCTGGCAGGGGCGGAGCTTGCATAGAAATATAAGGTCGTATTGAGAGGCTGCGGGGAGGGGAACTGAGTGGGCGGAGCCAAGGTAGGAGGGTTCCGGAAGCGGTGGTGTAAGGAGCCCGGGGCGGGGCCAGAATTGAAGCCCAGTAGTTTGAGAGTGAAGGGAGGCAGAACAGGGGCGGGGCCGAGAGAGGCTGGGGAGAAGCTGagtgggtgggcagggctgagtgACGCCATTGTGGGGTGGGACCACGAATACAGCCCgctgggagggaggagctggTGGGCGGAGCAAGCTAGGTGGCGGCGGGCTCTCTGCGGGGCGAGCTGGCGGGCGAATCCGTGGTGTTCAATCCTTTTATATCTCACAGAGGGCTTCAGAGGCTGGGAGGTGGAGCATGGCGGGAATGGCTGGGCTGTGGAAAAGAACCTAATACTGGTGCCGGGCGCTCCTTCCCAGACCTGCTTCGTGACTTCTTTCGAGTGAGTGGCCCTTGATCCCTGGTACGAGGGAGGGGGACCCTACCCTACCGTCCTCATCCTCACCCTCACCCACTTTCAGCCTCTCCTTCCCACATTCGTTTATTCAGTCAAccagctaatatttgttgagggcCTACcaggtaccaggcactgttttacATGTCAGAGACAAAAGGAAAATTCAGAAAGATCAGGAACCTGCtcttttttcatttgcattttagaTGTATGGTCGGGGAAGCCATTAAACGcataaacagtaaaataaaaacaacaacataatAAACATTTAGAGGGCTTACTCTATGCCAGATGCTTTACATGTAAATTTTTTAATCCTGGCAACAACCCTATGACACAAATACCATTATTAtaaatggtggagctgggattcgaacccaggtaGTCTGACTTCAGAGCTTCTGATGGTGATAAATGCTGTGAAGACATAAAAACAGTTTGATTGGCTGATTCTCTTTATCCTCATACCCCATACCCATTTTCCTTGTGCCCTACCCCACAGTCAACCATTCTCGTGGCATCTAGCTTTCTAGTAGTTACCAGTATATTAGGGGTGACGGGATATCTCATTGTTAATTTGCATGTTTCAGTTTACTAATAATtaaacatctcttcatgtgcttgttAGCTTTTTGGATTCCCTCTTTTGTAAattgcctgttcatattttctattaagGTTGATATCTTATTCTCGTTGATATACAAGTATTTCTTGTATATTCTAGCTGTCAGTCCCTTGTCCATCCTGGACATTATAGAAATCCCCCACTCTACCATCTGCATTAACTATGTCCATGGTGTTATTTACATATGATGAAATTCATCTTTTTGctttagaatttgttttttgaaattttgtttaaaaaatcctTCCCTACCCTTAGATCCTAACAGTGTTCTCTTATACTCTCTTCTAGTAACCTcatagttttatcttttacatttagatctttaatccacctTGAATGTGATGTTCGGTAaggatccagttttctttttttccccctccttatATTgagccagttttcccaacaccatctaCTAAAgaatccttcccttcccccatggAATGGTGGTGCCACCTCTATCATTTATGAAGTTCCCATACAAACCTAGGTCTGTCCTTGAGCACTCTGTTCAGTTCTGGTCAATTTATCAGTTCTTCTGATAAATCACTATTTCTCTTATTATGGCACATTGAAATTCGAGGAGAAGGACTGTTTACAAAGGTGCAGGCAGAACACAAGAGATACTACAGGACTCTAGGCTAGTAACAGTGGGGGGAAGGGACCTTACCACCCCTAGGCCTGGCAGGGGTAAGGGGAGGAAGCAATTACCGAAACATGAAGACAGAGAaggctgggaggagagggcaCTGTGGAGAGGGCCCTTTCGTTGAGAAATACAACAGTCCCACGATGATCCCTTGGGAGGGAGCCAGGAGAATAAATACCCTGATTTCACTCTCTTCTCCCTTCTATCTGCTGCTGGAGCTTCCCATTGGCTGACCCAACAGGAAGTAGAGGGTAAGGGAGACCCTTCCATACAGGCAACACAGCCTTAGACCATGGGCCTCTTGGTGCTTGAGGAGACCCCAGAATTCTCTGCTCAGATGTCTAGTATGTGGGCCTCCATTTGTATTCATGTCCTGGTCCCCACAAATATTAGGGGCAGGCCTGCATACAGTCAGCCTCCTGGAGTCCGCAGCAGAGTGAAGGGTGGAGGGGATCTGAGAGGCCAGTGGGGTTGCACAGCCCATCATACATCTAGTCTGGTAGAGCAACCCTGATGGGCTGCTTTAGACAGGGTAGTCAGGGGAGGCTTCTGGGAGGAGGTGATTTCTGGGAGGAGGTGATTTCTGGGCTGACTTGAATGATGGGACTCTCTACCCCCCCACCCATCCTATCATCCCCCCTTCCTAGATGGTGCTTCAAGAGGCAGCTTGTGGACTTGGTGATGGAGGGTGTGTGGCAGGAGCTGCTCGACAGCTCCCAGAT
This genomic window from Mesoplodon densirostris isolate mMesDen1 chromosome 19, mMesDen1 primary haplotype, whole genome shotgun sequence contains:
- the LOC132480981 gene encoding F-box only protein 17 isoform X6 gives rise to the protein MGARLSRRRLPADPPIALDALPPELLVQVLSHVPPRALVTRCRPVCRAWRDVVDGPTVWLLQLARDRSAEGRALYAVAQRCPPNSEDEEEFPLCALARYCLRAPLGRNLIFNSCGEQGFRGWEVEHGGNGWAVEKNLILVPGAPSQTCFVTSFESLIHLECDVRFPLADPTGSRGWCFKRQLVDLVMEGVWQELLDSSQIEICVADWWGARENCGCIYRLRVRLLDMYENEVVKFSASPNPVLQWTERGCRQGTQV
- the LOC132480981 gene encoding F-box only protein 17 isoform X7; the protein is MGARLSRRRLPADPPIALDALPPELLVQVLSHVPPRALVTRCRPVCRAWRDVVDGPTVWLLQLARDRSAEGRALYAVAQRCPPNSEDEEEFPLCALARYCLRAPLGRNLIFNSCGEQGFRGWEVEHGGNGWAVEKNLILVPGAPSQTCFVTSFESLIHLECDVRFPLADPTGSRGWCFKRQLVDLVMEGVWQELLDSSQIEICVADWSPTSLPTLARASAMCLLSSMEETRVPGWGTMVPS
- the LOC132480981 gene encoding F-box only protein 17 isoform X3, with protein sequence MGARLSRRRLPADPPIALDALPPELLVQVLSHVPPRALVTRCRPVCRAWRDVVDGPTVWLLQLARDRSAEGRALYAVAQRCPPNSEDEEEFPLCALARYCLRAPLGRNLIFNSCGEQGFRGWEVEHGGNGWAVEKNLILVPGAPSQTCFVTSFEWCFKRQLVDLVMEGVWQELLDSSQIEICVADWWGARENCGCIYRLRVRLLDMYENEVVKFSASPNPVLQWTERGCRQRHSLDSQLRQDTIFWLLSSWLYPQRLEQGQVSHVFTNFGKGIRYVSFEQYGRDTRSWVGHYGALVTHSSVRVRIRLS
- the LOC132480981 gene encoding F-box only protein 17 isoform X1; the protein is MGARLSRRRLPADPPIALDALPPELLVQVLSHVPPRALVTRCRPVCRAWRDVVDGPTVWLLQLARDRSAEGRALYAVAQRCPPNSEDEEEFPLCALARYCLRAPLGRNLIFNSCGEQGFRGWEVEHGGNGWAVEKNLILVPGAPSQTCFVTSFESLIHLECDVRFPLADPTGSRGWCFKRQLVDLVMEGVWQELLDSSQIEICVADWWGARENCGCIYRLRVRLLDMYENEVVKFSASPNPVLQWTERGCRQRHSLDSQLRQDTIFWLLSSWLYPQRLEQGQVSHVFTNFGKGIRYVSFEQYGRDTRSWVGHYGALVTHSSVRVRIRLS
- the LOC132480981 gene encoding F-box only protein 17 isoform X5; the encoded protein is MGARLSRRRLPADPPIALDALPPELLVQVLSHVPPRALVTRCRPVCRAWRDVVDGPTVWLLQLARDRSAEGRALYAVAQRCPPNSEDEEEFPLCALARYCLRAPLGRNLIFNSCGEQGFRGWEVEHGGNGWAVEKNLILVPGAPSQTCFVTSFEWCFKRQLVDLVMEGVWQELLDSSQIEICVADWWGARENCGCIYRLRVRLLDMYENEVVKFSASPNPVLQWTERGCRQVSHVFTNFGKGIRYVSFEQYGRDTRSWVGHYGALVTHSSVRVRIRLS
- the LOC132480981 gene encoding F-box only protein 17 isoform X4; this translates as MGARLSRRRLPADPPIALDALPPELLVQVLSHVPPRALVTRCRPVCRAWRDVVDGPTVWLLQLARDRSAEGRALYAVAQRCPPNSEDEEEFPLCALARYCLRAPLGRNLIFNSCGEQGFRGWEVEHGGNGWAVEKNLILVPGAPSQTCFVTSFESLIHLECDVRFPLADPTGSRGWCFKRQLVDLVMEGVWQELLDSSQIEICVADWWGARENCGCIYRLRVRLLDMYENEVVKFSASPNPVLQWTERGCRQVSHVFTNFGKGIRYVSFEQYGRDTRSWVGHYGALVTHSSVRVRIRLS
- the LOC132480981 gene encoding F-box only protein 17 isoform X2 — translated: MGARLSRRRLPADPPIALDALPPELLVQVLSHVPPRALVTRCRPVCRAWRDVVDGPTVWLLQLARDRSAEGRALYAVAQRCPPNSEDEEEFPLCALARYCLRAPLGRNLIFNSCGEQGFRGWEVEHGGNGWAVEKNLILVPGAPSQTCFVTSFESLIHLECDVRWCFKRQLVDLVMEGVWQELLDSSQIEICVADWWGARENCGCIYRLRVRLLDMYENEVVKFSASPNPVLQWTERGCRQRHSLDSQLRQDTIFWLLSSWLYPQRLEQGQVSHVFTNFGKGIRYVSFEQYGRDTRSWVGHYGALVTHSSVRVRIRLS